In the genome of Chrysoperla carnea chromosome 5, inChrCarn1.1, whole genome shotgun sequence, the window ccatgataactttttttctaaagttaagttaaaattttattctatctcgTACCGTTTAGCatctaaattgattattaaagcaacccggagaactgcATCCAAATTGATGTCAAAGCCATAAGGTCCCCCATAAAAATCTGCAACATttgtttcaagttattttttgattgaacgagctattagccgaaatatattaaaatggtgcACCCTGTATAATTTCCCAGGTGCTTTGAGATTGCAAGTtccgaaaatattgaaaaatgcttGGAATATATTCTGCCTAAaggcataaataaattatagctaGATTTGATCTACTTAAGGCAAGATTAGGTCTAACTAGAAAAATTCTAGCATGTACAGCTCTTTAGGTAGATTTGCTCTCGAATTTAACTAGACAGCGTTACAGTTCATTAGAATTTTTCTATCTAGAACAAATCTTGCTCCAGTTAGGTCAGATCtaaagattatatatttttgtccaAACAAATTTAAAGCTTAGCACacacaatttaaaatgaaaaatgaaatctCCGGTTATGAAAATATTCCTCGAGAAAAACCTTGTTAAGCATGAATTTGAGAAGAGTCGTTCAAATTTTCAGCCattctaaaaagaaattgtCAAATACTAAGCGTgatctataatttttataacaatttatagctgaaaattgaaataaaaattacaatattatgaaTGAgctgatagaaaaaaaacatttattatttttttggaaagaattattaaaggggtaaattttcatgattcttaaaattatgttgttacgtcataaatatctatatatatatatatatttttggatttcCAGATTTTTACCAGTAATtagtgtttaatttttattaaatttaatttttttttatacatatacagcaactagatttcatttttttttttattaaatttaatttttgttttattaatttaagctcagcgaaaaattgttttttaagcttttgttttttttttcgtttaagattaataagaaaatatttcgtTTCCTTTCAAATAACGCACAGATTAGAAACATCATgtgaaaggaatttttttttatacagaatttatttgattgatatagtttatttcatatatagggatgttttaaaagtatatttcatTGGTTAGAAAATGTTTTGACTTCGAAATCGAACGAATGACTTGAGGATCTCAGATAATTTCACTTGTAGGGTCTGCATAGAAGACGATGAGGCTTCCAAAGTCTGTCATCCAAACGCGAAACGTCTCCGGGAGAGATGTTTTTTTAAAGGAGCTATAAGATTCTGTGGAGATCAGAAGCCATGTAGAAAGCTCATAACTTCTCCGACGAGTGTACGTGTATGTagatacatgttatttgcacctgcatGGAATCTTGCAGGGATTCGGGTATAGAATGTTTGAGAAGCCGTGGGCTTTCTACGTGGCTTCTGACCTCCACAGAATCTTACAACTTCTTTAAAAAAGTACCTCTTTCCCGGAGACGTTTCGCCTTTGAATGACAGACTGTTCTCAAGGAAGACACAAAGCAtcctttggtataggtgctagGTGCTCCATGTGCGGTActtctcttattattattattattgttaaccAAATGCAAACAATTAATATGAAAGAACGTTTTCCCTTCAATGGCCatacatatttcgaaaataaaacatttcccAATAAGTTTtcttcattgaaattttgaaatataatgtatttgGCACTAAATTCAATGCCCtcgagaaaaaaaacaattcgatTTCACTCCGAACACACATATAATAGAATTTGCGGTCTTTACGGATTAATCagttttatatgaaatgaactatattttcaaaaaggaatgtttttttggaaagaaaaatatggtccatataaaatttattgcacgttttaaatatgatataaattctttattattcAGGGTaagccattttaatatattatggctaatagcttgactattaaagaaacccgaggAACTAGGTCCAACTTGATgttagaacatgatgtcccccatcaaactctacaacttttgttgaagtgatttttttatgggttcgctacaaaacaagctattagacataagatattaaaatgatccatcctgtatataaataaaactgaagCTGAATAATTTTTCTCGGAAAAAAATGTCCCAATTAATTATATCACGGAATTTACGTCAAAACAATATGAGAAATGAGCATATAGCTCACTTATTGTTGACACCgtagaaatgaaaataataaatatttcagctcgatttttataaaaaaaaaaaagaatttattggtgataaaaaaaattgcacatgCTCTCGTTTGTGACACAAGTGGAGATCTTGAGAATCTTCATTcaagattaattttaaattctgtaTTAAGAGAAGAATTGctaaaaaatcgattcaaaacaaatacgtttttttttatttattaagtttttttttgtgcaagATTTAACAAGGTATCATCATCAtggaattttaacaaaatattttatctaaaaagtcAGTAATTTTTATGCGCCAGTCGATAAATagccaaatttaaaattaaatcatcgaaattttttgGAGTTTACTCTCTAAGAATCCAATTTCATATAAGGCGCTCGGTACATTTCACAGgatgtctacttaagttggctacatacgGAAAACTTAAGGTATACGAAAAAATCATATGTAGCCAACATAAatagacaccctgtataaaaaagACATGAAACCTCCTATACCGAACTCTAATCGCTCGTAGCTGAATTTAAGGCGCCAGTATTGGTTCACCGTCAAAATTTAGATGAGATAATTCCAAATTAAGccttaactcgaaatttggcgaCAGGCTTATGAAGATAACTACAATTTTTCAAAGAGGGTATTTAAGGGAGAATAGAAAGagggttgtttttttttcgttatttaaatattttctttaaaatctaacctaattattttttttttaaataaaatatatttttatattattatttaattattgtaaaatttaaaaacttaatgcaaaaattattatttttttatacgacTTATGTAGCAATAATtagatttaaatattgtttttgagtttgcaattaattttagttcacaAACAAGTCAATTTTGTCATGTTTTTACTTTGATTGAGCAAGtttgttttcaagaaattttatagtaaaaatttttacgttatgaaaaataaacgtaGTTGATCTAGACCCAGTTGTAATATTTGACAGTCTTTTGGAAATTTGAGAGACTGTAACTTAGCCGAAAATATCTTTTTCAGAAAGCCTCAGGCCATGTGATTTCACGATCAAGGATTGTCTTTGAATGAATCGAGGAAGTGAAACACCACATATAGACTGATATGGATACCAGACCACTATGGCGTTAAAGGGAACGAGACAGTGGACTGGTTGACATGATAGGGGTGGTATAGTTTCAACTGCTTCATTTCACCCGAGCCTGTCATTCCCAAAGCAACATGTTTCGTATAATTTACGGAATTAAAAGATGGCTATGACAAGATCATCTtgatagaccttttcatttacaaaaatgattattttttgtttcggacagatgTCAAATAACTGTTCAAGTCTTAGACAACCATGAAAAAATCTAagtaattctgaaaaagtcttaggaactctgaataactctgaattccTCAACGTTTTTGGACTAGTTCAATTCAGACTTATATTCACAGTTTTTCAAACTAGTCCAAAAACattgagaaattcagagttcttaagactttttcagagttttctaagacttattctttcttcaaatattttttccatcaaggaagatacaagatatttattttctttacttgaatagttttttgacaactgtccgaaacaatagcaaatcgatgaaaaggcctattatTGAGATTATAATAACCACAGCCAGACCAGTCTCTCAAATTTTCAGCTATTTTAAAAACTGACTGTCAAATACTTAGTCTTGgcctaataaatatttgtatataaatgtgCACAGCATGCATGATGACGCAGTCAAAAATAGCAACAATtcctagtaaaaattttttaacatggttcaaaaacattaattttttttttggatttacaaCAATATGGTATTAATAGCTACATGTTCGTAGAGCGAAGGACCCAACCAAGCATTTCAAGATATAAATGCATGCTGTAATAATAAATGCTGAGAccctaaacttaaaaaaaaggttatttttgagatttatgtaaaacttttattcgatttttcgtGTATAGAGTACCTTGCAATGCAATTCTAAATTTTGCTTGTCTCAATTTTTTGGTGCTAAAAATTCACTCGAAACACTCGGTATTTGCAACAAAGATGCGTTTCCGAATGTCTATCAAATGCTTCGTGTTTGTCAGTTTTGCCTGTGGCAACAGCGGTGAATGAACGCTCCAGTTCAACGTTGtgtcgtctcaaaacataccttagatcGGTTTAGCCCTCCCTCAATATAAAATCGCGGTGTAGAGGTCGATCTACACAGAGTTTtggagaaaagttttttctgtagCTCGCACAAGGACCATATTCAATCAAAGTTTACCGTATCTAAGTGAGAAACATAAAGATATCGATAGGTTTCGATTGTCTAaacgaaaatcattttaagcTAAAAAGCTGTAAACAAGATCATTTCCCAGAAATGTATGTTTTTGACAAATGTCAACGCCATTAACGACGTTAGTGATCAAATCTAAAAACATGCATTTATGGATACATTATGAGTAACCTGGATTATTTTATTTCCCAGTTGCTGCTAATAATTAGCTATAAATCGTTCGCTATACGAACAAATCTTATAATATCTAGATACATCACAGAATTCAACTTAAtacaaaaagcaaaaatttccTTGTCAATTTTTCATTCGACAATTTCCACGTTTCATCTTTGCATTCTAAAATGTGATAGGAGATAAAAGTTTACAAGTGATACAAAgggaattatttgaaaattgacaAGATTTTCTAACAAGATCGAAAGATCTTCATTCCTATTTAcagagaaataaaaattctaaaaaatattttctaacaacTTAACACAATCTATACAACAATTAAGCTGCCGTTGTCGATTTACTTCGACGCatcgattattatttattcgagtataaaataaaaacggaaaaattaaaaaaatattaagtgcaacacctttttttttttcttgtaataaaaatatatataaacactcTAAAAATTTGACTTGTAAGTTGTTGTTCTTGGgatcagtattttttttctttgcagCACTCAAATTTTGGAATGCTTTTTTGGAATGATTGTATCATCTAAAAAAATAgctttcacaaaaataaaaaaaatcgaaagaaagcctatttctgttttaatatacaaagggaaaattaatttttatacagtttCTCTCAAAAAGaggttaaaaattgttttgttttttaccctcgtgtgaaaattattgttgtgtgccccgtttttttttatttaaactaaataattattatacgcTCATGACTAGATTTGAATAAATACTTCatacaagatattttttctcgaaaataaaatatatacaaatttaaaaattacaaaaatttttcacttttccaTCCAGTCtttcagttattattattattattattattttgataaattttattcgatttatttAGATCTGTGGAAAAGTTTACGATTccctaaaaaatattaataaaattgtgggGGGTGTATATTTTCAGCATGTACATTCATTAGAAAATAGTAGGAATAAAGATTTAAATCGAGACTTTAAATTTTGGTAACGATTGTGACCGAATTTAAAGCTAAAAAGCCaagaagtattaaattttatccttaTTTGATTTATTCACAGACTTATCGGATCTTAGTTTTGGTGAGGATTTGAAATAGTGTTACCAAGAACATTCTTTTGACTCTCCatacaattttctattaaacaaatatgattttttactgTGGTAATGAATAGATCCTATCCTGTGATGAAGCAGATGAAAATCCGATTTCCTTATCTCAAATAGTTATAGGAATCATATTTTACAAGACAAATTAGCACAGAGACTTCCGAAAGTCCTTGTATGAGGTGGCGAAACGAATGCATGTAAACCTGCTGGGACAAAGATGAAGCCgttgatataaaatacatgtgAATTCTAAGTTAGGCCACACTTTACAAATCTATCCCTAATTTATCCCTACTAGTCTTATGCTCGTACATgccgtataaataaatataattaagtccaacctttttttttttggtcatttGAGATTCAAAATTTGgtgtttttttgtacttttactacttgaaaattgagaattaaattttttttttattcatagcaCAGCCCAAAACTCTtcgattaaacaaaatttcaccATACCCCTCACACATGATCAAATCGTATTctcgtaatttaaaaaaaaaaaattaaaataaaaaacaatgaaattaatttgttttggtatTAAAATATCTTGTACTAATTttccttttgttaaaattatgattaatttagtaattaattattatattattacactaTGCCCAATATTATTTtggtattataatttaatttttttggggtGGGTAGAGGATTTTTGATAATtcctcttaaaaaatatttggttcatTTGAATTAAGCCGCCAATGGAGTCTGTTgtttggtattattattaaataccttgtctattattttaatgccaaaatatcaaattttctcgtacaaaattacaatttaattcgttttaaattatatgtttaatttatctaatcctaaattgttttgaaactgttgaaatgttttgaatttaaaacaaaaacaaaccaattaaattgtaatttttttgtggtacgatttaaaaaagaattaaatttgaatttaattgaaataatttttcgtttgaTATTAAGAGatgtttgattaatttaatttaattaaatttaatagacAAGAACAGATTCCATTGTAATTAAATCTCATTTATTGTTCGAACCATTATTTTGTTGAGATGAATCTGTAGTAGTATTGGCTGCTGTTGTTGTGATTGCTGTTGATGTTGAGGTTGATTGAGGTACACGACGAgctaattttgatctaaatttcaaaaaaaaaaatcacatttactTTTATTCTGATATTATTCCTTTGTAAGGTTACCATTCATTAATAACGTAAcgatgattttgttttttttaacaaccTCCCACCCCCGCTATGTAAGGGTATATAAGAATTCTCGACACCTCTTCTTTTTACGTAAGATTATAGAATGAAGAAAACCATTCGGCATTCGAAATGGAATTAGATTTCACAACATTTACACAACATTTAATTttgacttacaaaatattatataagaatGGGTTTAAGTACTCTCCCCCCCTCCAAGATAAGGGGACATGTAGAGTTTTTTAACCCTTCCTTCTCCTCAGGAACCTTACGTAATTAACACATGGACTCTAAGTAAATTTCGACTACGAACAAATTCCCGGTTTGTCGTTGGCGAGTAGGTAATCATAATCCCCGATAAGGCAATAAATTCCGATTTTTCCAATTAGTGGCCACTTTGTAAAATCTCATGCAATAATCTTGAATGGtgttttcaaaacataaaaaaagatttcaataCTAACCTGATTTGACCAGCTAATAATGGATTAATAGCATACAACCAATCATGAACGTCACGGGCATGTAATGTTTGTAACAAGTAGCCACGTGTACGTGTTACAACACTGAACGCGTGTGGAACTTTAACCATTGCTAATTGAGCTTCTGAGTGCTCAACTTGAGCTGTTGCTAAATTTATTAATGCACGTTCAACTGGATCCTTCTCATCTcggaaaataaatacatatggTCGTCGAACAGCctaaacaaattattacaatgaattaattataactaGCTAAACATGTTCTAAGTCTTTCAATTAACTACGTTTTCTGGTCTGGACATAATATGGGTATTttatatgagaaaatatttaaaaaatacttcgtCATGTTTGCTAACCGGgatgttttcaaaattatcaaaagaatacgctcttaaacTAAGGCCATCGAGTTACGGATCATCCTGTATAAAGGAATAAAAACTGAGAGTATCCCATgtgaattttattctaaaacctGGACACCCAAATTGAAATGATGTCAAGCATATTACGCCGATATAGCCTACTACATTACTCTTGCAAACAGgcactaataaaattattgaattcgaATAACTTTAAGTTAACCACTTTAAGCATAAAATCGTAGCATATGCAGATGATTTAGCTGTTATCATCAGAAGCAAAGTCGAGTAACAGGCCAGTTATTTGTGATAGAAATTCGAGAGATTGTTGCCAAGGTTTAGTCCAACAGATTTTATGCTACGAtaattctcttttattttcattgaggACATTTTACAGGTGTTCAAATTTACAAACGTTTCGAAATGACTGTAAAAGACTTGTTACATTTCATTGTCAGTCTCAATTTCGGATAATTAAAACTACTTACCACCCATCGTTTTTTCCAACCATTTGTTTTATGctctaaaacatttaaatatccTTTACGTGCAACAACAGGACTGACACGTATCTCCTCAACTTCCGGTGCATATAATACTAAAGGTTCTGTTACGTTGCTCTTTGTATTCTGTGACGATTGTTGTGATAACGCTGACGATGTTGTTGAAGAGTTTGTATTAGCTGTTGGTCCATGTTGAGCACCTCCACCCCACATGGCCATACTTTGTTCTAACAAAGGTCGTGCTTTCTCCGGTGAACACAGCTCAATTGAACTGGCTGACATAATACTTGACACCATACTTGAACTCATATCAGCACATCCTTCATCTCCTGGGGACACATCGTTTGATGGATTCACTGATGTATGATCTTTTTTGCCTTGTATTAATCGTACACACTTGAGTAACAAGTCTCGTTCCCTATCCGTATATTCTTTGTTTTCGGCATCTTTGATTTGTATATCGATTGTATTCGTGTTATTGTTATCAATACGTCCAGCTTTTGCGACCATATTACAAACTTCTTTCTCACTTTTCGTAAAATCGTGACGAGGTGTTGATGTAAATTGATTTGTATTCGAATTGTTTTGCGTAGTCGGTTTATCTAAGCCAAGACGTTCGcgtaacaataaaatatgacGTATACGTCCAACTTCCTCTAAACGACGTAATTTTTCTAATTCCCATTGATGGTCGAATATTAAACTATCACCACGTGGTCTCCAACCATCTAGGTTCTCTTCACCACGTACATATGTGGAGCTTGTGTCTAGGACACGACGTTGACGTCTTTGTAcgccttaaaaaatttaataaaaattttgatatttttgagttgttcaaaatttaaaagtggtaGAAAAAGAGCGGAgaaattaaataagttaattcaattttggtttttattctcaaaatacttccaatttaaattcaaaatctaCATTGTCACGAGAGGGGTCATCTCAAACGCACCTTTCATCTAAGCCTGCCATTTTCGTATCAAGATATCCCGTAATTTATCGAATCAAATAATGGCTACTACAAGCCCATTTTGATTATTGGAACTTTGCGCAGGGCATACGACATGCCAAACTGTGTAATATCACAgctactctatcgatttgatgatttttttaacgcAAACTGAATTTAATCGCCGATTTCATCaacaataaagaatataaatagtttccgaatttttatattttaaaggcaaggttgaaataaaaatctagAGATGTCAACCAAAATTGAGTTAATATTATCAACTTCCCCATTTACTACAACTACTAAAAGCGTTTTATAGAGAAGGCAGTGTGCAAACAGCATGCTTTTCTTTGTAGTAAAGTGAGTTTTCTAAATTCTAAACTAGCTGGAAACAAACCTGGACTACCTGCTTCAGAAGCACGACGTAATAATAACTCGTAAACACCGCTCAAACGATTTGCTTCAGGTGTACGATAATATTGTCCActgaataaatgttttaatgagCGTGGTCCGCCAGTTCGAGCATCACGTCCATAAATTATCATTGAAAGGTCCTTTGTTACAATTGCCGGTCGGCTACAATTCTCCAACTGTAAAGAGagataaattatgttataattaagTATACTTCGGTCGTTATAGACGAcgaattttaataatctttagtcactaaaatttttattgtggtACTTACCTCCAGGTAGGCTGAAATAGTCATAAAGATTTGTTCACCACTTCCAGTGACACGATTCAATAATGGGCTATTATGTAAAGATGAATCCCAAGCGGCTTCAAATCTAAACATACATCGATCATCTCCAGGTACTTCAATCTGTTCACCAGGGAACAATCCCAACGATAATACTGAACTATCATCTTCCTCGTCGCCACCATCACATGACGTTTCCGGTGTGTTTCGTATACGTCCCACAACTAATTCACGAACATCACGCCAACGTATTTCCGGTGCTGGATCATGTACAACTGTAATACGCAATCGCCGCTGTATACCTTGATGTAACAAGAATACTCCCCGACATGGTAGATCATCCCCATGTTCTACAACGCACGGAACATATTCTCCATTTGGTGCAAGCTCACATATTTCAAACCATACGAGTAAATCGTGTTTAGATTGTACGTGAGCGGTGCTGGGACTTGGTGGAGCACCAAACTTTGGTGATCGTACTGGTTGACTGATCGGTATACTTGGTGGTAACATTCGACGTGGTGGTTGTCGATGTTGTGACGATTGTTGTGTGATACCTTCACGGGCTGCTTGATGTAATGGATGCGCTTGATAGTGTCCAAATACTTCGAACACGATTGGTTGTGTTTTGATGTATTCGACAAATGATTTTGTTGTGTTTACGGTTATCTAAATTTTGAAttcgtaaaaatttaatttttagtacaaaaaaagaatcacCAGGTTACTTTTTACAGTGTTTAAGTAGTCTTCGGGGAATACTTACATTTTGTACATGATAAAATCCAAGAGGTGTCCCTTTTCCTGTATTTTTAACCGGTTCTGTTGAAAAGGCTTCATCGTGTCGATGTAGgaaactataaaagaaaattttaaaatagttttcagcAATCATTAATGCTTAGAGTTACTATACCCGGAAACATCTTAAACAAACAGTagcactaaaaatattttgaacttaCTTAAATTGACAGAATACATCAGCATATTCGGTTGAAATACCAACAGCTTGTAAAACCGTCACTCTAAATGTAAAATCATTGCTTGGTGTTAAATGTGGTGGGAATTCTTCTTCTTTTAATTCGGATGACACTGAACTATCGCCACGTCCCGAGTCTGCGTCACATTCAATTtctgtatttacaaaattaataaaaaatgttacgtTAATGACGGCGAAGATGAATCCACAGAGCAGTGATGACAGGCAGATAGAATAgaagaaatattcaaatttaaaaaaaacaaaaagaagatagatttctatttgaaatgatctctttaaaatttaatttactgtcCACAAATTCATTAAAGGTGTTAGGGGCTGCTCATAAATTACGTAACACATTTAGAACGATACCCCCCCCCTTTATTTCGAGAATTACGTACAAGCTTTGAAGGACCTCCCACCCCCGTACCAAAACAAATTGTAACATTATAATTTGATCCCCTTCTCCTCctaaatttgtttgtaatttaagtACAGCTCCTTAGATTAAATAAAAGCATGATTTAGAATAAGCTTCGGTCACACGAGCGTCAAAACCAAATCTTTGAGAAATACATTGTGTTGAATAAAACTGTGGATGTCCATTTCAACACGTTACAACATTACAACGACCCTAGTggaaataatttcttctgtaagtctaaaaaattctgaaaaagtatgaaaaaatttatgtaaatttatcaaGAAGTAAGACTTTTTGAATTAATCAGTAAAATTCCTCAGTcttctagaattgtttttcaGAACACTAGaagattaaattatactatCATCGGAAAATATTTCCACCAGGGTCCTTCCTTTAATGGTCCGTAAACTTGTGTTGAATTTAACGTTTATGTAACCGTAGCCTAAGTAGAAAAAATAgtgttagaaaaataaacagACAATTAGCAATGAAAAAAACACATTGAAttagtaagagatagaaaaaaaattaatagaaattgtattttttaagttatacttTTTTTGGGCGCGCATTATGACAAAAAGCTAAAGAAGTGtagcacttaaaaaaattttatatttcatggaCAGTAAATATACTGCCCCGCAAAACAAGTGTCgcacttttaaattttctcgaaatttcaaactgatATGTCTCGGCGAGAAATGATTGGAtctgaatgaaatataaatgatCTGATAGATTGTAATTTctagtttttaaatcaatatctcAAACATTTTATCCATAACTTAATATTTAAGGTACAGGGCTGAAACCCTGAGAAATTGAtttcctttaattttattttggcaatCCTAAATCTCCACCTGAAAGATGAATTTTTCATCCGTAAGGATAGAAgagattatttcaaaagaatttaGAAGAAAACATCAATTTAGCAATACAATTAAAGcaaatgaaattaaatgtttcgattgattaaaaaaaaaattgaattagtaattttttaccAACCATCTTTAATAAGATCCCCAACTTGTCCATCAACAATACGTTCATCTAAACGTGACGCACTCTTTGAGTGCGGTGGTGGGGGTATTTGAATTTGTTGAGATCCATCGGTGAATGATATACGTGCACTTTGTCGTACACCACTTGAACGTTCAGCATTATTGTCTTCTTCGGCAACCGCTTGAACAGCAACACGTAACCAACCGCGAACATCACCTTTTTCACTCACAATTGCTACTTTATGCACCAAGGGTACAGGGTacattaaattacttaaatatacaaaagatCTGtcgcagaaaaaaaaaattaatcaaatcagtttttcgaaaattcgtCAAGAATAAACTTAAATATGCAAGTAGTCCCAGAAGTATTCAACGTACTTTCTGGGATACCCTTCGTAATagaataaatgtaatatttaccTGCCAACCATTCGGAACCAAGGAAAACGATCATAGAATGGATCTCCACCAGTTAATGATTCCACATTATAATCAGGCGAGGTTGGTGAAAGTTCAGCTTCATTATGATACATTTCACGCATCAATTCCAATCGTTGTCTTTAAAATAAGAACCAACAAAAAAACATCAACATTAAAgcatactttttttattgaaatcatgCGTTTAGGTGAGGAACTACTTGAATTTGTTTGGGCTTTCATCGATTAATCGATAGCATataattctaaacaaaattCTAAACAAAATGGTTTATGTACAATTTAGCTgcttttttccatcgaaaataggaaaaatcgtgaaaaaaaaatacatagccAAATTGAGCCATTCATTACCGATTAATCAGTCATTTGTTCGTTTTCTAGTCGTGTAGTTTTAGACAATTTGTTCCTCACCGAGTATTATGAAGTGCTGTTTACACTATGAACGTAACATTACGCGACATACAAGCTGCTGAATCTTTTGCAAACTACGCGTTTGCTATTTTGCTGTTAATAGTGTAGACAGGACTCATTTtatcaacaaacaaaaaatgtacaacAACACATAACAGAAATACATTCGAGaacatgcaaaaataaaattgctcaGACTTCATAAATAGGCTTTATATGTTGTctgatttttatccaatttttaagaaaaatactttgttttttttttttacttcgaattttgacttttatttactttgtaagctacaagttttaaaaa includes:
- the LOC123301550 gene encoding kinesin-like protein unc-104 isoform X10, whose translation is MSSVKVAVRVRPFNNREISRDCKCIIEMGGNTTSIVNPKVPNGKDIKSFNFDFSYWSHNTDDENFSSQAVVYSDIGEEMLQHSFDGYNICIFAYGQTGAGKSYTMMGKQEEGQEGIIPQICQDLFTRIRKTTCDELKYSVEVSYMEIYCERVRDLLNPKNKGNLRVREHPLLGPYVEDLSKLAVTSYQDIHDLIDEGNKARTVAATNMNETSSRSHAVFTIFFTQQRFDTITQLTTEKVSKISLVDLAGSERADSTGAKGTRLKEGANINKSLTTLGKVISALAEIASKAKKSKKADFIPYRDSVLTWLLRENLGGNSKTAMIAAISPADINYDETLSTLRYADRAKQIVCKAVVNEDANAKLIRELKEEIQKLRELLKQEGIDVQEGPDGKVVYEKRDLNSKYFSLCLVVQTPTKKKNEEQTERHRVPSTTIAEEAVDQLQASEKLIAELNETWEEKLKRTELIRLQREAVFAEMGVAVKEDGITVGVFSPKRTPHLVNLNEDPFMSECLIYYIKDGVTRVGSAEANVPQDIQLSGAHILSEHCVFENKDGVIQLIPHNGAFIYVNGREITSPIVLKTGSRVILGKNHVFRFNHPDQVRERREKQELEEKEDISPAASPENVDWNFAQIELLEKQGIDLKAEMEKRLLVLEEQFRKEKEEADQLFEEQRKNYEARIDALQKQVEEQSMTMSMYSSYTPEDFNNDEDIFVNPLFDAECCWTERQCWLAAWAWRKWKHHQFTSLRDDLWGNAIFLKEANAISVELKKKVQFQFTLLTDTLYSPLPPDLVTSAANNPLIGPSLAITASENDLDEDGERVFPRTIVAVEVQDTKNGATHYWSLEKLRQRLELMREMYHNEAELSPTSPDYNVESLTGGDPFYDRFPWFRMVGRSFVYLSNLMYPVPLVHKVAIVSEKGDVRGWLRVAVQAVAEEDNNAERSSGVRQSARISFTDGSQQIQIPPPPHSKSASRLDERIVDGQVGDLIKDEIECDADSGRGDSSVSSELKEEEFPPHLTPSNDFTFRVTVLQAVGISTEYADVFCQFNFLHRHDEAFSTEPVKNTGKGTPLGFYHVQNITVNTTKSFVEYIKTQPIVFEVFGHYQAHPLHQAAREGITQQSSQHRQPPRRMLPPSIPISQPVRSPKFGAPPSPSTAHVQSKHDLLVWFEICELAPNGEYVPCVVEHGDDLPCRGVFLLHQGIQRRLRITVVHDPAPEIRWRDVRELVVGRIRNTPETSCDGGDEEDDSSVLSLGLFPGEQIEVPGDDRCMFRFEAAWDSSLHNSPLLNRVTGSGEQIFMTISAYLELENCSRPAIVTKDLSMIIYGRDARTGGPRSLKHLFSGQYYRTPEANRLSGVYELLLRRASEAGVQRRQRRVLDTSSTYVRGEENLDGWRPRGDSLIFDHQWELEKLRRLEEVGRIRHILLLRERLGLDKPTTQNNSNTNQFTSTPRHDFTKSEKEVCNMVAKAGRIDNNNTNTIDIQIKDAENKEYTDRERDLLLKCVRLIQGKKDHTSVNPSNDVSPGDEGCADMSSSMVSSIMSASSIELCSPEKARPFNVTEPLVLYAPEVEEIRVSPVVARKGYLNVLEHKTNGWKKRWVAVRRPYVFIFRDEKDPVERALINLATAQVEHSEAQLAMVKVPHAFSVVTRTRGYLLQTLHARDVHDWLYAINPLLAGQIRSKLARRVPQSTSTSTAITTTAANTTTDSSQQNNGSNNK